From one Lycium ferocissimum isolate CSIRO_LF1 chromosome 5, AGI_CSIRO_Lferr_CH_V1, whole genome shotgun sequence genomic stretch:
- the LOC132056658 gene encoding uncharacterized protein LOC132056658 has protein sequence MSDVNVNPVDPLCSGEEMAVKAVNKRYEGLVAVRTKAIKGKGAWYWTHLEPILIQNPETNLPKAVKLKCTLCDASFSASNPSRTATEHLKRGTCPNFGSPLRPISQLPPLASPSSQNHRKRSSPVQTGTSSSSQQFGFLGEMGYAPVQTATQAIVTHQQHLVLSGGKDDLDALAMLEDSVKKLKSMKGSPGPALSKDQVDSAFSLLADWFYESCGTVTLSSLEHPKFKAFLNQVGLPAVSRKDFVGEKLDSKFEEARVESEARIRDAAFFQVSSNGWGRDICNYGEDSVIKFIVNLPNGTNVFHKAVYKGGLVPSEYAEEVLRDTIKGLCGNVVQRCVGIVSDKYKGKALRNLEIQNHWMVNLSCQLHGFISLLKDFSRELPLFKTVTDNCFKIANLFNSKSQIRNHFRKFRQHGVELAGLIRVPSADCNLSKNYGPVIAMLEDILSYARILQLIVLDDSYKVSCIEDPVAKEVAEMIQDVGFWNDVEAVHSLVKLIKEMTDDIEAERPLVGQCLLLWEELRAKAKDWCAKFSIAEGPIEKIIDSRFKRNYHPAWSAAFVLDPLYLVRDASGKYLPPFKRLTHDQEKDIDKLITQLVPREEAPIALMELMKWRSEGLDPLYAQAVQVKQRDPVTGRMKIANPQSSRLVWETCLKEFKSLGKVAVRLLFLQATSCGFKCNWSFMRWVSLQGHSRVGMDRAQRMIFIAAHAKLEKRDFSSDEEKDAEMLTTANGEDDMFNEVFVDASSV, from the coding sequence TTTCTGCTTCAAATCCATCTCGTACTGCTACAGAGCATCTAAAGAGAGGTACTTGTCCCAATTTTGGCTCCCCTTTGAGGCCAATTTCACAATTACCCCCTTTAGCTTCACCTTCTTCACAGAATCATCGCAAAAGAAGTTCGCCAGTACAAACTGGTACTTCTTCAAGTTCACAACAATTTGGATTCTTGGGTGAAATGGGGTATGCACCTGTCCAGACTGCAACCCAAGCAATTGTTACACATCAGCAACATTTGGTGTTGTCAGGTGGCAAAGATGATTTGGATGCTTTAGCAATGTTGGAAGATAGTGTAAAGAAGCTTAAAAGTATGAAAGGTTCACCTGGTCCAGCTTTGAGTAAGGACCAGGTTGATTCAGCTTTCAGTTTGTTGGCTGATTGGTTTTATGAATCTTGTGGGACAGTGACACTTTCAAGCCTTGAACATCCTAAATTCAAAGCTTTTCTAAACCAAGTAGGGTTGCCCGCAGTTTCGAGGAAGGATTTTGTAGGAGAAAAGCTTGATTCTAAGTTTGAAGAAGCAAGAGTGGAGTCGGAAGCCAGAATTCGCGATGCAGCATTTTTTCAGGTCTCGTCGAACGGATGGGGGAGGGATATTTGTAACTATGGGGAAGATAGTGTGATTAAATTTATTGTAAATCTGCCTAATGGTACTAATGTATTTCATAAGGCGGTTTATAAGGGCGGTTTGGTGCCATCGGAGTATGCAGAGGAAGTTTTACGCGATACTATTAAGGGGTTGTGTGGTAATGTTGTTCAAAGGTGTGTAGGAATAGTTTCAGACAAGTATAAAGGTAAGGCGTTGAGGAATTTGGAGATTCAAAATCATTGGATGGTTAATCTTTCTTGCCAACTTCATGGATTTATTAGTTTGTTGAAAGACTTTAGTAGAGAGCTTCCGCTTTTTAAAACTGTTACTGATAATTGTTTCAAGATTGCCAATCTTTTCAATAGCAAGTCCCAGATCAGAAATCATTTTAGGAAATTCAGGCAACATGGTGTTGAGCTTGCAGGGTTGATTAGAGTTCCTTCAGCAGACTGCAATCTCTCTAAGAACTATGGTCCTGTTATTGCAATGCTGGAGGATATACTAAGTTATGCTCGAATATTGCAGTTAATAGTGCTGGATGATTCGTATAAGGTCTCATGCATAGAGGATCCTGTTGCTAAAGAAGTTGCTGAAATGATACAGGATGTTGGGTTTTGGAATGATGTGGAGGCTGTTCATTCACTAGTGAAACTGATCAAGGAGATGACTGATGATATTGAGGCCGAGAGACCGTTAGTTGGTCAGTGTCTTCTTCTTTGGGAGGAGTTGAGAGCTAAAGCAAAGGACTGGTGTGCCAAATTTAGCATTGCTGAGGGACCTATTGAGAAGATAATTGATTCGCGCTTCAAGAGAAACTATCACCCTGCATGGTCAGCTGCATTTGTACTTGATCCATTGTACTTAGTGAGGGATGCAAGTGGGAAGTACCTTCCACCATTTAAACGTCTGACACATGATCAAGAGAAAGACATAGACAAGCTTATAACGCAGCTAGTACCGCGGGAGGAAGCTCCCATTGCACTAATGGAGCTTATGAAATGGAGATCAGAAGGGCTCGACCCACTGTATGCTCAGGCTGTTCAAGTGAAGCAGAGAGATCCGGTAACGGGACGAATGAAAATTGCAAATCCTCAGAGTAGCAGGCTTGTTTGGGAAACTTGCCTGAAAGAGTTCAAGTCGCTGGGAAAGGTCGCTGTTAGGCTTCTCTTCCTTCAGGCAACCTCATGTGGATTTAAATGTAATTGGTCCTTTATGAGATGGGTTTCTCTGCAAGGCCACTCAAGGGTTGGCATGGATAGAGCTCAAAGGATGATCTTCATTGCAGCTCATGCAAAACTTGAGAAACGGGATTTTTCCAGTGATGAGGAGAAGGATGCTGAGATGCTTACTACAGCAAATGGTGAGGATGACATGTTCAATGAAGTCTTTGTAGATGCATCCTcggtttaa